A single genomic interval of Helianthus annuus cultivar XRQ/B chromosome 13, HanXRQr2.0-SUNRISE, whole genome shotgun sequence harbors:
- the LOC110898408 gene encoding glucomannan 4-beta-mannosyltransferase 1-like: MECKKWIQRGVNVKYETRNNRNGYKAGALREGLTKDYVLDCEFVVIFDADFQPDKDFLWRTVPYLLENPELALVQARWKFVNADECIMTRLQEMSLAYHFTVEQEVGSSTCQFFGFNGTAGVWRIKAIEDAGGWKDRTTVEDMDLAVRASLKGWKFVFVGDLDVKNELPSTFKAYRYQQHRWSCGPANLLRKMTKEIIFCERVSVWKKFHVIYAFFLVRKIIAHWVTFFFYCVIIPISIMVPEVHLPKPIAIYIPATITLLNSSCTLRSMHLLVLWILFENVMSFHRSKATIIGLLGANRVNEWVVTEKLGNATKQKSNVRPPKRSRPRLFERLLFSELLMGLFLLYVACYDIIFGKDHMFIYLLLQATAFFVVGVGYVGITVPN; encoded by the exons ATGGAGTGCAAGAAATGGATACAGAGAGGAGTGAATGTAAAATATGAAACGAGAAACAACAGAAACGGATACAAAGCGGGTGCGCTTCGTGAAGGGTTAACGAAAGATTATGTGTTGGATTGTGAGTTTGTGGTCATATTTGATGCGGATTTTCAACCGGACAAAGATTTTCTTTGGAGAACTGTACCTTATCTCCTTGAAAATCCGGAACTTGCTTTAGTACAAGCACGATGGAAATTCG TAAATGCTGATGAATGCATAATGACTCGGCTCCAAGAGATGTCACTAGCCTATCATTTCACTGTTGAGCAAGAAGTCGGTTCTTCAACTTGTCAGTTTTTTGGGTTCAATG GGACTGCTGGTGTTTGGCGTATAAAAGCAATTGAAGATGCCGGTGGCTGGAAAGATCGAACCACTGTAGAAGACATGGATCTTGCGGTTCGGGCCAGCCTAAAAGGGTGGAAATTTGTCTTTGTTGGGGATTTAGAT GTCAAAAACGAACTCCCAAGTACCTTCAAAGCTTATCGATATCAACAGCATCGATGGTCGTGTGGTCCCGCTAATCTGTTAAGAAAGATGACAAAAGAAATAATCTTTTGTGAG AGGGTATCCGTTTGGAAGAAGTTCCATGTCATCTACGCGTTCTTCTTAGTAAGGAAGATAATAGCACACTGGGTCACCTTTTTCTTTTACTGCGTAATTATCCCGATAAGCATCATGGTTCCAGAAGTCCATCTTCCAAAACCAATAGCCATATATATTCCCGCAACGATCACCCTTCTGAACTCATCATGCACCCTAAG GTCAATGCATCTTCTCGTACTATGGATCCTGTTCGAAAACGTCATGTCGTTTCATCGATCCAAAGCGACAATCATTGGACTTCTAGGAGCAAACCGGGTCAACGAGTGGGTCGTGACCGAAAAACTCGGAAACGCCACAAAGCAAAAAAGCAATGTCAGGCCACCAAAGAGATCACGGCCACGCCTTTTCGAAAG GCTTCTTTTCTCGGAGCTGTTGATGGGCTTGTTCCTGCTATACGTAGCGTGCTACGACATTATCTTTGGGAAAGATCACATGTTTATTTATCTGTTACTGCAAGCGACTGCGTTCTTCGTTGTGGGAGTTGGGTACGTAGGCATAACCGTCCCCAACTAA